One Paraburkholderia agricolaris genomic region harbors:
- a CDS encoding penicillin acylase family protein has protein sequence MQKLKTVLALGAGVLAALIGVGCTTGAASGDNGRAANAAGNPRPEHVQVQIRRMADGVPHIEAADWTSLGYGVGFAQASDNLCTMADAFVTYRGERSRYFGADAHLPLHSTYGQPKNIDADFFFRLIDTNEIVETYRQAQPPQIRQLVHGFAAGYNRVVQSVRDGSAPAQQYQACRGQAWLSDITEADIYRRLYAANLAGGYAQFVTAIATATPPSGNAQTSSTERRSSAEAGIQTASLDSAAQALSQQYFQAGGHVGLGSNGIAFGGDATPDGQPLLFGNPHWFWRGPDRFYQQQLTIPGQLNVSGAGFLGVPLVMIGFNDSVAWTHTVSSARRFGVFQLSLQQGKPTTYLFDGKPEPMTAVPLTIDVLDGNGQLIKRTRTLYRTRFGPLVNLGAMSPAFAWNGQQAFAIRDINADNFRVFRNFLAWDQARSLDDFIAIQRRLAAVPWVNTLAIGRGDRRAWYADIGAVPNVPDELAAQCAPKLAPAFAKGAPGVPLLDGSRSSCNWRTDAGSPQPGAFAASSMPSLLRTDYVANMNNSHWLTNPAQPLTGYPRIFGGAPEAPGLRARLGHLMIAQRMAGSDGLPGRGATNATVRDLSLNSRVLSAELFKAALLAQVCVADSANRIEVSVPNDPAAAASAANAANTASTPGAPASRKVDIAAACRVLRGWDNTGATQSRGAPLWGAFWSRAEKIGDAKLYATQFDPADPLNTPRGLQTDPARLGAALGAAVLDLQKYGVAIDATTGELLSVTENGRRIPLYGGCSETGYFTAACVFGASRAKPAADAADLAGNSYMQTVGFAQPGAEGGPVAYTMMADAQSDDPGSPYFSAGTLRYASKDWLRMPFATGIASDAPGGANRNDTIRLDATIDAAAVTGARQ, from the coding sequence ATGCAAAAACTGAAGACCGTACTGGCGCTCGGCGCCGGAGTCCTCGCCGCGCTGATCGGCGTTGGCTGCACGACCGGCGCTGCGTCGGGCGATAACGGCCGCGCTGCGAACGCCGCCGGCAATCCACGTCCCGAACATGTTCAGGTGCAGATCCGCCGGATGGCCGACGGCGTGCCGCATATCGAAGCCGCCGACTGGACGAGCCTCGGCTATGGCGTCGGCTTCGCGCAGGCGAGCGACAATCTGTGCACGATGGCCGATGCGTTCGTCACGTATCGCGGCGAACGTTCGCGCTATTTCGGCGCGGATGCGCATTTGCCCTTGCATTCCACGTACGGCCAGCCGAAGAACATCGACGCCGATTTCTTCTTCCGGCTGATCGATACGAACGAGATCGTCGAGACCTACCGGCAAGCGCAGCCGCCGCAAATCCGGCAACTGGTGCATGGTTTCGCGGCTGGCTACAACCGGGTCGTGCAATCGGTGCGCGACGGTAGCGCACCGGCCCAGCAATATCAGGCGTGCCGCGGGCAGGCGTGGCTGAGCGATATCACTGAAGCCGATATTTACCGCCGTCTGTACGCGGCGAATCTTGCCGGCGGTTACGCCCAATTCGTCACCGCGATCGCCACGGCTACGCCGCCTTCCGGGAATGCTCAAACGTCGTCGACGGAACGGCGGAGTTCAGCAGAGGCCGGCATTCAGACGGCATCGCTCGATAGCGCGGCGCAGGCCTTGTCGCAACAGTACTTCCAGGCAGGCGGACACGTCGGACTCGGCAGCAACGGCATCGCGTTCGGCGGCGACGCGACGCCCGACGGCCAGCCGTTACTGTTCGGCAACCCACACTGGTTCTGGCGCGGTCCGGATCGTTTCTATCAGCAGCAACTGACGATTCCTGGCCAGTTGAATGTCAGCGGCGCCGGGTTTCTCGGTGTTCCGCTCGTGATGATCGGCTTCAACGATTCGGTGGCGTGGACCCACACGGTATCGAGCGCGCGACGCTTCGGCGTGTTTCAGTTGAGCTTGCAGCAAGGCAAGCCGACCACCTATCTGTTCGACGGCAAACCCGAGCCGATGACGGCAGTGCCGCTCACCATCGATGTGCTCGACGGCAACGGTCAGTTGATCAAACGTACGCGCACGCTGTATCGCACGCGCTTCGGTCCGCTGGTCAATCTCGGCGCCATGTCGCCGGCGTTTGCGTGGAATGGGCAGCAGGCGTTTGCGATCCGCGATATCAACGCGGACAACTTCCGGGTGTTCCGCAATTTCCTCGCATGGGATCAGGCGCGCTCGCTGGACGATTTCATCGCGATTCAGCGGCGCCTCGCCGCCGTGCCGTGGGTCAACACGCTCGCGATAGGGCGTGGCGATCGTCGCGCGTGGTACGCGGATATCGGCGCGGTGCCGAACGTGCCCGACGAGCTCGCCGCGCAATGCGCGCCGAAGCTGGCACCCGCGTTCGCCAAAGGCGCTCCGGGCGTGCCCTTGCTCGACGGCTCGCGTTCGTCGTGCAACTGGCGCACCGACGCCGGTTCGCCTCAACCCGGCGCGTTCGCCGCGAGCAGCATGCCGAGCCTGCTGCGCACCGATTACGTCGCGAACATGAACAACAGCCACTGGCTGACGAATCCCGCGCAGCCGCTTACCGGTTATCCGAGGATTTTTGGCGGCGCACCGGAGGCGCCCGGGTTGCGCGCGCGGCTCGGGCATCTGATGATCGCGCAACGTATGGCGGGCAGCGATGGCTTGCCGGGACGCGGTGCGACCAATGCGACGGTACGGGACCTGTCGCTGAATAGCCGCGTGCTGTCGGCGGAACTGTTCAAGGCTGCGTTGCTGGCGCAGGTGTGCGTCGCGGATAGTGCGAATCGCATCGAAGTCAGTGTGCCGAACGACCCGGCGGCGGCTGCATCTGCTGCCAACGCTGCCAACACAGCGAGCACCCCGGGTGCGCCAGCCTCGCGCAAAGTGGATATCGCCGCCGCGTGCCGCGTGCTGCGCGGGTGGGACAACACCGGCGCGACGCAATCGCGCGGTGCGCCGTTGTGGGGCGCATTCTGGTCGCGCGCGGAAAAGATCGGCGATGCGAAGCTCTACGCGACCCAGTTCGATCCCGCCGATCCACTGAACACGCCGCGCGGTTTGCAAACCGATCCGGCGCGGCTCGGCGCGGCACTGGGCGCCGCCGTGCTCGATCTGCAAAAATACGGTGTCGCGATCGATGCGACTACCGGCGAGTTGTTGTCCGTCACTGAAAACGGCCGTCGCATTCCGCTGTACGGGGGATGCAGCGAAACGGGCTATTTCACGGCAGCGTGCGTATTCGGCGCCAGCCGCGCCAAACCCGCCGCCGACGCTGCGGACCTGGCCGGCAACAGCTATATGCAAACGGTGGGCTTTGCGCAGCCGGGCGCGGAGGGCGGCCCGGTCGCGTACACGATGATGGCCGATGCGCAATCCGATGATCCGGGCTCGCCGTATTTCAGCGCCGGCACACTGCGCTATGCGAGCAAGGACTGGCTGCGCATGCCGTTCGCCACGGGCATCGCGAGCGATGCGCCTGGGGGCGCCAACCGTAACGACACGATCCGGCTCGATGCCACCATCGACGCCGCCGCCGTGACCGGAGCGCGGCAATGA